A genomic stretch from Desulfotignum balticum DSM 7044 includes:
- the ilvC gene encoding ketol-acid reductoisomerase encodes MGDNYFNTLPLRLQLAELAKCRFMDTSEFSGVTALKGKKIVIVGCGAQGLHQGLNLRDSGLDVSYALRDAAIAEKRQSWKNATDHGFVVDTYARLLPSADLVINLTPDKQHTSVVTAIMPLMKKNACLSYSHGFNIVEEGMKIREDLTVIMVAPKSPGTEVREEYKRGFGVPTLIAVHRENDPRGEGMELAKAYAAATGGHRAGVLESSFVAEVKSDLMGEQTILCGMLQAGSLLCFDKMIEKGMDEGDACRLVQYGWETITEALKHGGITNMMDRLSNPAKIRAFDLSEQLKQILTPLFYRHMDDIMSGRFSETMMKDWANDDVNLLTWRAQTADTPFEKAVSRETELSEQAYFDYGILMVAMVKAGVELAYDTMVSAGIVEESAYYESLHEVPLIANLIARKKLYEMNVVISDTAEYGCYLFSHSAVPMLKEFMASIDTDVIGKGLDTPDTGVDNIRLIQVNQAIRSTSVEQVGKKLRTYMGAMRPIF; translated from the coding sequence ATGGGAGACAATTATTTTAATACCCTGCCGCTGCGGCTGCAACTGGCGGAATTAGCCAAATGCCGGTTTATGGATACTTCGGAATTTTCCGGTGTGACTGCATTGAAAGGCAAAAAGATCGTGATTGTGGGCTGCGGAGCCCAGGGGCTCCACCAGGGGCTCAATCTGCGGGATTCCGGTCTGGATGTGTCTTATGCCTTGAGGGATGCGGCCATTGCTGAGAAACGGCAGTCCTGGAAAAACGCCACAGATCATGGATTTGTGGTGGACACATATGCGCGGTTGCTGCCGTCGGCAGATCTGGTGATCAATCTGACACCGGATAAGCAGCACACATCGGTTGTGACCGCGATCATGCCGTTGATGAAAAAAAATGCCTGTCTGTCATATTCCCATGGATTCAATATTGTGGAAGAGGGCATGAAGATCCGAGAGGACCTGACCGTGATCATGGTGGCGCCCAAATCACCCGGAACCGAAGTCAGGGAAGAATACAAACGCGGATTTGGTGTTCCCACACTGATTGCGGTCCATCGGGAAAACGATCCCAGAGGTGAGGGCATGGAACTGGCCAAAGCCTATGCTGCGGCCACTGGCGGCCACCGGGCCGGGGTCCTGGAATCATCGTTTGTGGCGGAAGTGAAATCCGATCTCATGGGTGAACAGACCATTTTGTGCGGTATGCTTCAGGCCGGATCTTTGCTGTGCTTTGACAAGATGATCGAAAAAGGCATGGATGAAGGCGATGCATGCCGGCTGGTTCAGTACGGGTGGGAAACGATCACCGAAGCCCTGAAACACGGGGGCATCACCAACATGATGGACCGGCTGTCCAACCCGGCCAAAATCCGGGCTTTTGATTTGAGTGAGCAGCTCAAACAGATTCTGACGCCGTTGTTCTACCGGCATATGGATGACATCATGTCCGGCAGGTTCTCGGAAACCATGATGAAAGACTGGGCCAACGATGACGTCAACCTGCTCACCTGGCGGGCTCAGACGGCAGACACGCCTTTTGAAAAAGCGGTGTCCCGGGAAACGGAACTGTCTGAACAGGCCTATTTTGATTACGGGATTCTCATGGTGGCCATGGTCAAGGCCGGGGTGGAACTGGCCTATGATACTATGGTTTCCGCCGGTATTGTGGAGGAATCCGCGTATTATGAATCTTTGCACGAAGTGCCCTTGATTGCCAATCTCATTGCCCGGAAAAAATTGTATGAAATGAATGTGGTGATTTCCGATACGGCGGAGTACGGGTGTTATCTGTTCAGCCACAGTGCGGTTCCCATGCTCAAAGAATTCATGGCATCCATTGATACGGATGTGATCGGCAAAGGACTTGATACCCCGGATACCGGGGTGGACAATATCCGTTTGATACAGGTGAACCAGGCCATCCGGTCCACATCCGTGGAACAGGTGGGCAAAAAACTGAGGACTTATATGGGCGCCATGAGACCTATTTTCTGA
- a CDS encoding CBS domain-containing protein, which yields MQIVTSHMNTDFDALASMVACTCLYPGTRGVVPSHVTAGVRAFLSIHQDLLRIVPRKGFDLETVSSLIVVDTNNWNRLDRMQPLKDRQNFEIICWDHHMSGTNIISGVEHREEVGATITLLLEEMERQQTPFTPMQATLFLLGIYDDTGCLTFSSATPRDARMTAFLLENGADLNIVSSFLSNAMDDSHTRVFSDMLAKADVLTLEGVNIGICAIPVQSGLTMLASLVEKYKEFKGLDAVFGIFSTDQNKVMVIGRSNPDAVDVGAVVRALGGGGHPGAGSAVVKEDDLAKITEKITTLIRETGRKSSLVKEIMLHAARFVLRPDQTVAEAGEIMARTRVRALLVCDKDRFLGLIPESAVVRARQNNRLSTPVKGMVKPDVPVVGPGDDIRTAAAHMNLSQEGMLPVLEQGRVAGVLTRGSLVLHMYDM from the coding sequence ATGCAGATCGTAACCAGCCATATGAATACGGATTTTGATGCCCTGGCTTCCATGGTGGCCTGTACTTGTTTGTACCCCGGTACCCGGGGGGTGGTGCCTTCCCATGTCACAGCCGGAGTCCGGGCATTTCTTTCCATTCATCAGGACCTGTTACGGATTGTTCCCCGAAAGGGATTTGATCTGGAAACCGTTTCTTCTCTGATCGTGGTGGACACCAATAACTGGAACCGGCTGGACCGGATGCAGCCGCTGAAGGACAGGCAGAATTTTGAGATTATCTGCTGGGACCACCACATGTCCGGGACAAATATCATATCCGGAGTTGAACACAGAGAAGAGGTCGGGGCCACCATCACACTTTTGCTGGAAGAGATGGAACGGCAGCAGACACCGTTCACTCCCATGCAGGCCACCTTGTTTCTGTTGGGAATTTACGATGACACCGGATGTTTGACGTTTTCATCGGCCACCCCCAGAGATGCCAGAATGACCGCGTTTCTGCTTGAAAACGGGGCGGATCTGAATATTGTGTCTTCATTTTTATCCAATGCCATGGATGATTCCCATACCCGGGTATTTTCAGATATGCTGGCAAAGGCTGACGTGTTGACACTGGAAGGCGTGAACATCGGCATCTGTGCCATACCGGTGCAAAGCGGCTTGACCATGCTGGCGTCGCTGGTGGAAAAATATAAGGAATTCAAAGGGCTGGACGCGGTTTTCGGCATATTTTCCACCGATCAGAACAAGGTGATGGTGATCGGCCGGTCCAACCCTGATGCTGTGGATGTGGGTGCTGTGGTGCGGGCTTTAGGGGGCGGTGGTCACCCCGGGGCCGGTTCTGCGGTTGTCAAGGAAGATGACCTGGCAAAGATCACAGAAAAGATAACCACCCTGATCCGGGAAACCGGCCGCAAATCATCGCTGGTGAAAGAGATCATGCTCCATGCGGCCCGGTTTGTTCTCCGGCCGGATCAGACCGTGGCCGAGGCCGGAGAAATCATGGCCCGTACCCGGGTCCGGGCCCTGCTGGTCTGTGATAAAGACCGGTTTCTGGGATTGATACCGGAATCTGCGGTGGTGCGTGCCAGGCAAAACAATCGGCTGTCCACGCCGGTCAAAGGCATGGTCAAACCGGATGTACCGGTGGTGGGGCCTGGGGATGATATCCGAACCGCTGCGGCACATATGAATCTGTCCCAGGAAGGAATGCTGCCGGTACTTGAACAAGGCCGTGTCGCAGGGGTTCTGACCCGGGGCAGTCTGGTGCTGCACATGTATGATATGTGA
- a CDS encoding pyridoxal-dependent decarboxylase, translating into MNPISTPGNIPSDLVADWQTLHRVFIRPEDEKSRQTLIKYMEQILFGLHEFLNSHVGVTEAIPLATLAKSYTDTTIRREPEKKLADVIKDIINEIAPRAVNVASPYFIGHMTSAIPFFMVHLKAITAALNQNLIKLETSKVLSVLEKQVLAKVHRMVYNREPAFYDTHVQNVDTCLGLFTNGGTTANITALWVARNQCLPATGNFAGVEQDGMAAAMKAHDLERLVVLVSERGHFSLKKAGGILGIGNRNIIAVGVNKQHQIDMNELTRQVEAFSQNKKIKIAAIVGIAGATETGTIDPLPEMAHLCRTHGIHFHVDAAWGGPVMLSEKYAPLLDGIREADSVTIDCHKQFYMPMSAGMVFFKDPTALDRIIYHAGYVNRKGSVDLGIKTLEGSREASSLILDSALKIMGSQGYALMIEHGIDTARLFAQKIKDRDLFQLVTIPVLNILTYRAIPPALKQQMDAGVTPARQQEIDACLDQINTDLQRIQREAGKSFVSRTCLKIHPADAYTAVVLRSVIMNPYTNGSILDQILDEQEEILQSLQISTDLKPHT; encoded by the coding sequence GACGAAAAAAGCCGGCAGACCCTGATCAAATACATGGAACAGATCCTGTTCGGTCTCCATGAATTTCTCAACTCCCATGTGGGGGTGACCGAAGCCATTCCGCTTGCGACCCTGGCGAAATCCTATACCGATACGACCATCCGCCGTGAGCCGGAAAAAAAACTGGCCGATGTCATTAAAGACATCATCAATGAAATCGCCCCCCGGGCCGTGAATGTGGCCTCACCTTATTTCATCGGACACATGACTTCGGCTATTCCGTTTTTCATGGTTCACCTCAAAGCCATCACTGCGGCTCTGAACCAGAATCTGATCAAACTGGAAACGTCCAAAGTGCTGTCGGTCCTGGAAAAACAGGTACTGGCCAAAGTACACCGCATGGTTTACAACCGGGAACCCGCGTTTTATGACACCCATGTTCAAAATGTGGATACCTGCCTGGGTCTGTTCACCAACGGGGGCACCACGGCCAATATCACGGCCCTGTGGGTGGCAAGAAACCAGTGTCTCCCGGCAACCGGCAATTTTGCCGGTGTGGAGCAGGACGGCATGGCAGCCGCCATGAAGGCTCATGATCTGGAGCGTCTGGTGGTACTGGTGTCGGAACGGGGGCACTTTTCTCTAAAAAAAGCCGGCGGAATTCTGGGGATCGGAAACAGAAACATCATTGCCGTGGGAGTGAACAAACAGCATCAAATCGATATGAATGAACTGACCCGGCAGGTGGAAGCGTTCTCACAGAACAAAAAAATCAAAATCGCCGCCATCGTGGGCATTGCCGGGGCCACTGAAACCGGCACCATTGACCCGCTGCCTGAGATGGCACACCTGTGCCGAACCCATGGGATTCATTTTCATGTGGATGCGGCCTGGGGCGGGCCGGTGATGCTGTCGGAAAAATACGCCCCCCTGCTGGACGGCATCCGGGAAGCGGATTCCGTCACCATTGACTGCCACAAGCAGTTCTACATGCCCATGAGTGCCGGCATGGTCTTTTTCAAAGATCCCACCGCGCTGGACCGGATCATTTATCATGCCGGATATGTCAACCGGAAAGGCTCTGTGGACCTGGGCATCAAAACCCTGGAAGGGTCCAGGGAAGCCAGTTCTCTGATCCTGGACAGTGCCCTGAAAATCATGGGATCCCAAGGGTATGCATTGATGATCGAGCACGGTATTGACACGGCCCGGCTGTTTGCCCAAAAAATCAAAGACCGGGATCTGTTTCAGCTGGTCACAATACCGGTACTCAACATTCTTACCTACCGGGCCATCCCCCCAGCGTTGAAACAACAGATGGATGCCGGTGTGACACCGGCCCGGCAGCAGGAAATCGATGCCTGCCTGGATCAGATCAACACAGATTTACAGCGGATTCAACGGGAAGCCGGTAAAAGTTTTGTGTCCCGCACCTGCCTGAAAATTCATCCAGCGGATGCATACACGGCGGTGGTTCTTCGATCCGTGATCATGAATCCCTATACCAACGGGAGTATTCTGGATCAGATTCTGGACGAACAGGAAGAGATCCTGCAATCTTTGCAGATATCAACCGATCTGAAGCCACACACCTGA